The genome window ACCGGGTGCACCAAACAAGGGCACCAACGTTGGTACCGGTAAAGTAGCATTCTCCTTTGCTACAAGCGACTATATTGAACTCTTTGCAACCCTCTCCTTCTTTGGACTCAACAAATATGACTACAGCAACAGTTCCGGTTTAGGTTCCATCACCGGAGGAGTTCAGGGAATGCTGCCTCTCCCGGCAGAAGCTCCTTTCAGACTTGGAGCTCAGCTTGTATTGATTGGCGGAACAGCGGCAAATCAGATTAATAAAAACAGAGCCGATGGGTTCAACTATTTCGACACCCGCATCGGATATGATATGATGGGCAGGCTGATAGAAAGCTTTATTTATGGAGATGAAAAAACTGCCCTGAAAATCATGCTCAATCAGGCATTTGTTACATCCGTTGAAGAATCAAAATCCAATCTGATGATTCTCTCCGCTGGCATTCAGGGTATCTTCGGTCGGTATGTAAGCCTGGGAGTAGAATTGAATTCCCGGACCTACCTGCACGATGTGGAGTTTTCTTCTGATCCGTTCTGGATCACCCCGTCTTTTACTATCAGAAGTCCCTATTTTGTTTCCTTCACTTTTGGATCCGACATAGCACTTTCAGAGCCTCGCCAGAAGGTTCAGGATAAATATGCACTTGAGAAGTTCAGGCTTTTTGGCGGCATAACTTTCTCTGTTGATGTTCTGGAACGTAAACGGAGAGAAGCTGCTGAAAAAGCTAAGCAGGAAGCGCATGAAAAAGCGGAACTGGAACGCAAAGCAAAACAACTTGAAGAAGAGTCAAGTGCTCTTGCCAAAAAGGCACGAGAGGATTCTCTGGCTCAGCAGCGCCGGGCAGATTCGCTCGCTCAGGTTGCTCAGCAGTTGGCCGAGAAGACCCGTAGAGACTCTATCGCTCTGGCTGACTCTCTTACGTTGGTAAAGAAAAAACTCGAAGAGGAGAAATCAAAACGTTCTGAAGCTGAAAAACAGTTACTCTCCACTGGTATGCTGCTGCTTGATGCTGTTTATTTCGAGAGTGGGAAAACGGAAATATCCATTAACTCACGCCCATATCTCAATATAATCGCAAAAATGCTTGA of Fibrobacter sp. contains these proteins:
- a CDS encoding OmpA family protein translates to GTVLLVSAALSFSKEVDTTQIPPTMTFNGTRGLTQTLSGEALGAGRLTVNVSGNWYQQKNSIPGAPNKGTNVGTGKVAFSFATSDYIELFATLSFFGLNKYDYSNSSGLGSITGGVQGMLPLPAEAPFRLGAQLVLIGGTAANQINKNRADGFNYFDTRIGYDMMGRLIESFIYGDEKTALKIMLNQAFVTSVEESKSNLMILSAGIQGIFGRYVSLGVELNSRTYLHDVEFSSDPFWITPSFTIRSPYFVSFTFGSDIALSEPRQKVQDKYALEKFRLFGGITFSVDVLERKRREAAEKAKQEAHEKAELERKAKQLEEESSALAKKAREDSLAQQRRADSLAQVAQQLAEKTRRDSIALADSLTLVKKKLEEEKSKRSEAEKQLLSTGMLLLDAVYFESGKTEISINSRPYLNIIAKMLEKYPKLLIEVGGHTDNIGRYDKNMMLSQMRAESVRSYLVSVSPNLLQRLTAKGYGPDLPKASNSTAEGRKVNRRVELKVINTDALKEYNQ